The sequence GTCCCGACCCCCAACACCCCAACCCGCTTTGCCGCTGCGGTTAACCGTGTGCGCTACCCGTCGTGACGCTTTGGCTCCGTCGTATCCTAgtgccacaacacaacaccccCGTGGATCCCTTTGGGTTCGGTTCGAGCGTTGCCAGGgagacaaaaaataacaaccgaTTTCAGCTGATCCGCCGAACGCAGACGTGGGTTTTAATATTCTCGGGGGGGACGGATCATGCACGGGGTGCTGGGACACAAGGGTTTGTTTGCtagagcgcgcgcgggaatCGCATCCGACGTTTTATTATGTTTCAGCATGCAATTGTAGCACCCCACCGTTGGTGGCTTTGCCGGCAATTGGAATGGAGGAACGCAAGCGAGAGAGTTTGTAAAGTTTGTTGCTTCTAGCAATGAGCACGTGGGTATGAATCTCGGGcgcctttccgttccgtttttcatTAGTATCGCATTTTAATCGTTCTATTCTTTTGCTTTCTATCTCGTTCCAGTGTGTGATGCGTATGGAAAGGGATTTAATATGTTTCCGGCACTGTGGCGAGACGATCTTTGTGTACCAAACCCTGTCTTCGTGTCCACTGTGCGGGGATCCTTTGAGTAGCGACCTAGACGATTCTCCTTTAACGTAAAGTTAGACGTAATCGCTCtgctatttttatttcgaacccGATCCAACCCGTTCGTGTTCCGTTTCAGCCTGCCATGTCCGTTCATCCGAGCCTCGCAGCATCCCTGCGCCATTGTGCTGCGCCCATCGCGTGGAGATTTTTTGAGGTACGCGAATGCCCGTGCGATCGATGTAAAGCGCAACCTATAGACGACTtttcattagttcatttcaAAATCAAGAAAACCTACACATAGCACTGACTTCGCTGAGCGGGGACATTACTGAGTACGACACCGAAGGATTAGTGGAAACGTCTGCAAAGAATAGTGACGATTGGAACCAGTGCCTCCTGGTGGCACAAGTACCGGAAGGGTGGTACGATCGGTGGGAAGAAGTGCTAGCGGCCTGCAGTGACCGGTGCAGATGGAGTAAGGACACGTACCACGAAGCATCAAACAACTGCTACACATTCGTGCTGTCGTTTCTGGTGAAGCTTGGCTACGAAGAATTTTCGGCCTATTGCCACGATAAGTAAGTACAAGTGGC is a genomic window of Anopheles cruzii unplaced genomic scaffold, idAnoCruzAS_RS32_06 scaffold02485_ctg1, whole genome shotgun sequence containing:
- the LOC128276797 gene encoding MKRN2 opposite strand protein-like, with the protein product MSTWCVMRMERDLICFRHCGETIFVYQTLSSCPLCGDPLSSDLDDSPLTLPCPFIRASQHPCAIVLRPSRGDFLSSFQNQENLHIALTSLSGDITEYDTEGLVETSAKNSDDWNQCLLVAQVPEGWYDRWEEVLAACSDRCRWSKDTYHEASNNCYTFVLSFLVKLGYEEFSAYCHDKFLFSEQYIVPKTQNAAKFITIHRKLQSCGYWIDEQQQ